The window CAGAGACTACACAGGGACTACACAGAGACTACACAGAGACTACACAGGGACTACACAGGGACAACACAGGAACTACATAGGAACTACATAGGAACTACACAGAGACTACACAGGGACTACACAGGGACTACACAGGGACTACACAGGGACTACACAGAGATTACAcagggactacaccgggactacaccgggacaaCACAGGGACAACACAGGAACTACACAGAGACTACACATGGACTACACAGAGACTacacagggattacacagggattacacagggaCAACACAGGAACTACACAGAGACTACACAGGGACTACACAGGGACTACACAGAGACTACACAGAGACTACACAGGGACTACACAGGGACTACACAGGGACAACACAGGAACTACATAGGAACTACACAGAGACTACACAGGGACTACACAGGGACTACACAGGGACTACACAGAGATTACAcagggactacaccgggactacacagGGACTACACAGGGACTACACAGGGACTACACAGGGACTACACAGGGACTACTTGTACCTATATTTGAAGAACCATATACATAACCACATATAGACCGGCCCTTTATTCTTTCAGTCTTACCAACGTCAAACTCGAATCCCTTCTCAGTGAAAGTGTGGCAGCATCCTCCGGCCCGATCATGTTGTTCCAGAACCAGGACTCTCTTCCCAACTTTGGCCAAAAGCACGGCGACCCCCAGCCCACCGATACCACTGCCGATTACCACCGCATCCAAATTATCTGGAACTTTACTGGCAACAAAACCTGCAGAGAACAATGGTATATGTTGAAGGGTTTGATGGAGGTAgattcaaatgattcaaatTTGGTTTCACTACAAGATTAGAAGAAGTGTTCACATTATGAGTTCTTTCCCAGTTGTATCTCAACATGCATCAAATCCCACAACTACacaaaaggcccatattatgccattttctgttctatgttataatgttgttcccttatcacaaacagacctggagttgtgttttgtttcattcatacagcCCCTGCGTATTTACACCAAGTTCtttcctcaaactgaaaacagtctgttccaccttttgatgtcatgtggtaatacaggaagtgctccattgtgttttgaaactccatacactagaataatttggagaatttcagacctggaattactaatctctactgaactaaaggtactgcttgatgacatcacaaagtggaacagagcattttgagctttggagatgtagacaggctaattaaaaaaagagttactcaaatgtgtgaatgacacaaaacacaatttcaggtatgtttttggagaggtaacagcattataacatggcttaaagactaatttaaacaaaaacaaaaaaaaaaagaaaaatctgtttaattgtgctgaattttgttcaatagaaacaaatctttatcaaaatcactacatctgaagctttaatAGAACTCAAAATCTCAAAAAATCAAACTCCAAACTCAAAAAATTACTCTTCttaaaaagtacatgtttaaactggtactttaatacttttactggagcatttgttttactctggtatctgtacttctgcttaagtaacacaattgagtacttcttccataaAGAATTTATTAAAATTTAACTATGCAGACAGACAGAATTCTGAATAATTACAGAggtatgcaaaaaataaaaacacctaaatgTTCATCTTAATTACTATATAAATTGCGTATTGCGTGCGACATTACGCAATCAATTTTATCTCATTGGTACGAACCTTTCATCTTTCACCTTTCACcgcaaaggttttttttttgtttttaaaaaaaataataatagagaTTTACAACATTTAGCattgaaaagttccacaattAATAGTCAGAACAAagtattgattttttatttttttaataaacgtTATCATTACAAAAACCCGTAGAGATAATGACATAATTCAAAGTGAGGCGGCTTTGCTCTGTAGTATTTTAATTCAACAATAGGGTTTTGgttttgttagcattacagagTAACACAAACGCACCTTGCTTCAGCACTTTGTTTTTCTCCTTTCTGGGCACGATTCCTCTGACCGGTTCTCGACTGTCCCTCGCAAAAGGATTGGGCCCCGGCGTGGTAaagatgtattttaaaatgagtgCAAGTAAAACTGCACAAACTATTGCTACGCTGATCCACATCGCAGCAGATCATGCACGCACTGTCCTGGGACAGTAGGCGGAAGACGAGTCACAAGTTGCCAGATAAGAGTAGACACGTACAGCCCCTTTATGAAGACTCCGGGGTACAAAGTATTCTCCAACCTGGCAACCCTCCACAACAAACAACATGACGTAATCTCTGAACCGCCCATATTAATTCCCATAGGTCCAGTAGCAACAGGCCATTTCAGACAATTAATCCATTATACAGAAGAATTTACAGAAAATGCCCTAAAGGTGATttcataatacaaaaaaaaaaaaacaaaaaaaaaattcttgttGTCGACTATAGGCATtataatttggatttttttttaattgttttacttAGGGGACAATCTGTGGGAGGGCCAAAGGTTATATGAATAACTTTTTTGCATGTATTTATCTATCAGATAAGCGTTTATCTAtcaaataaacctttttttgtttatttgtctaaAGGTACAAAAaagttcttgttgttcttgttaacTATAGGcattataatttgtttttgttttgttttttatttgtttatttagggGACGATGTGTGGGAGGGTCAAGGGTTATATGACTaactttttgtgtttattttatgaaggtgtataatgaaaattaaaataaatacattgattaaaaaaaataaaaaggcacGGGAATATCtggtattagaaaaaaaaaattggaaatgttttttttaaaagttggtTCTAATTCCTGAACTCTCTAGTCTTATGTCAAGTTAACTGTATGTTTAAATCACATACAGATATGTGCACTGTGGAAAGAGACGCTAAGTATTGAACTGAAATAAAAGCAGCTATTTCAAGTATAACCTAGAGTGTTTGAAAACCAATATTATAAATCATTAGTCAAGTCAATATGCCCTCTGCTAATCCATATAATTAAAACATGCAATCCACTTcaactcaaattcacatcattgaaattttagaaagaaaaaaaaagcattgcaTCACAATAACTtcctaattttattttttgctcaaaaaaaaaagaggaaaaaaaatcacccacATCTTCTCATTCTTCTGCTGTAACACTCCATGAGACCAAATATTGTTAAAGAACGCtttgcaaataaacttgcatttTACATAAGAAACACTTAAACAGGGAATAAGCCAACTTCAGTTCACAATGTCCTGCAAATGTATTTCAATGGGCCCAGTGTCAAAATCCACAACGAAAACTAAACCTGAACCTGATTAAAGATAAACtacataacatttctagtgtagagtccaccatctgcttgtctctatggagattttaccattttacctggaatggtccgcagtatggcattaattaaaCGCACATCTCCCTGGATATGGCAACACTTTAATAGAGCCAGGTATTCTTTTTGTTAGAAATATAAATGCTTGTAATTGCACAAACGCAacatagattagtttaatgccatactgtggaatattacaggcaaagcaataaatctcccatctccatgaagacaagcaggcacaagaaaagttacgtagtgcgccTTCAAGTTAATAAATTACTATAGTAACTCGCTAATATGTAAAACTAAATCTGAAcctgattaaaaataaactatgtaacatttctggtataaggtccaccatctgctcgtctccatggagattttatcgCTTAgcccaaaatgttccacagtatggcattaaacacatatcTCCCTGGATATGGCAACACTTTAAAAGGGTTCAAATACAGGGATTTATATTACTAGCACAACATagctagtttaatgccatactgcggaagattacaggcaaagcaatagcatctccatggagacaaacaggcacAAGGAAAGTTATGTAGCGCACCTTAAAGttaataaattattatattaacTCACTAATATGTAAAAGAAGAAGTGGAAATTGGAACTAGGTCCTCTCCAACCAAGACAACGAAGTGCTTCCAGATACAATCTTCAAGTAAAGCCCATTATTGTAGCTGATTAAAAGGCCCAACTCTGATTCAGGTCATAGACTGAGCTGGTTTATTATAACAGTCAGTATTTCGTTATTGTCTAAATCTTGATTCTTCCATTAGTGCAGAAAtactaaagagaaaaaaactgtTCTGGCAAATGTAGCAATGTAAAAAGCATCAACAACTCACTACTGAACAGGCGGCatgaaatcaaaacacaaaataccagGAGGGGGCGATATGACAAGAAAATTCATGTTAAAAGTTTCTAAGAGCCTTGATAAAAATTCGATTTGgtaaatagtcaaatttttttatatagcgatttaccaccttcaagtcactcaaagcactttatgtcaaggaaccgctcaccctttcacacacacattcatacaccagtgtacacagacactggaggcgaagcaggttaagtgtcttgcccaaggacacaacaacagtattcatttgtgggagctggaatagcactgccaacctgtgggtcagttgatatgatcgctcaaccaatgaagtttatgtcaagagtgggattcgaaccgccaaccttcagatttgtggaaaacaccaactgagctaccgtcgCTACTTAATTACACTTAATTAAAAGGGAAATGTGCAAGTTTTTTAGCTGCTGGGCCTGAAGTCCTACATtctatgttactgctttggatggaatgttccacaaaattgCAAAAAGCTTTGGAATCCCCCTTGTCTCAAGAACACgttcatgagacaagcaggtgacagaaaatccaccataaaagttacataatgcacatttaatcTTTAGCCATGCTTTTACGATGTAATCAAAGCCATATTCTGATTTGGAAAGTCCACACTTCACTACGACTGGTTGAATCCACCTGACCATAGGAGTTGGTGGGGCAAGCTGTCCGCCTTTAAGCATAGAACAagcattaaacagaaaatcaCTAAGTTACAAAAGCACGATATCACTAACATTGTCACCAGccagaaccaaaacaaaattttACAAAGACGAGTGCTACTGAAGctgtatcctgtctccctgATTTCTAAGggggtgattgacaggcggattaaccaatcagagagagatGCATGGTCCGTTcgtgttaaaaacaaatatggctgcttacatgtaaaaaagggggggggggaagCACAAATTTTTGCAAAATAAACAACTGAAGCTCCAAATTTTGATTAATTTCAGGTAAAATAGCTTGCATTTAGTTTTGAACGTTATactggactgtataaagaagtggactaagtgagtgtgacgtcgcccacaacattcagctccggtcaaatgaagctcattgaggctagcagttatggtggcaaatttggagcttcatatttggaattacgatcgcaagtatcatagcaaccaaagagccaatccggagtgaggctgttgaaggtaacgctgctAACACTGCTAAACTAGAGGTGTGGgcgtttagcaacgctgtcaattaaacctgttgcttacGCCAGCAGGAGCGACATCGCGGacagaaggcagctgatttgtttgttattaatgttcataccttgagttacagacacattagcgaaataaaaatatcagtcttaaaatgttcgtattaatccgctttacatgatcctgagtGACTAGGTTGGACGTCTCGAGTTAGGACACCTGAAACAACCAGACAACCAAAACGGCATATCATTAAAGGCTTGAGTTGTATCTTAAtgtcatatcgcccagccctgAAGCAAAAGAGAACCAATATATGAAATGTAACAAAAGCCCTTTATCGTTTTGGCATTCATTCATAACCCCATTCCACTAAaggttgtttttaatttttttattgatttgattttttctaAAACCTGATGCTAGACTTGAGTTCTGAAAAGCATTTCCAACATGTAgaagtaaaatgttttgtacCTGTTCGGATTGcagtgttttgtatatttacatagATAGTATTCAGCCAACAGTGTCTAACATGGATCAGTGCAAACCATACGTCTTTCTGAGTGTTATGAATGTGGTACAATCAAATCAGCTTTCATTTGTAATACAGTTGAACGGGATGGTAACTACAATGGCTTAAGGTCCATGTGATTCAGAGAGGAGGCGGAGAAGTCGCCCCCCTCTGTCTGGCAGCGGTAGTGCAGGACaaagttcaaaaagtaaaaaaagagaATAGATGGATGCTTTCTCATGAACCAGTGAAGTGTCAGTCGTCTGCGCAGTGGGACAGTAACGGGGCCGGCTCCTGGGTTTATACTGTTCATGGCGAATATCACTGGAGTACCAACCCAACCTGAGGACACAAGAAGgcacattttaatcaaactcTCCATCAATCCATTTTATTCTGCTTATCTGGGTCCTGTTCGGGGGGAAGCactctaagcagggactcccagatttccctcaccccaaacacgtcctccagctcctctcgtGGGACTCCTAGGTGCttccaggccagccaagagacacagTCCTTCGTCTTTAGTTTTATTCAAAGATATCTTACTTCTGCTAGTGTTTTATGGGGCTTTTACTGCGCTGTATTGGCCCATCACAATCATTATTATATCAACTAAAGTGGGAAACATATCAGCATTGCGATAAGATTTGTGTTTTGACTCTTAATAACTAGgcttctgttcaaagttcacattttaaatatatccaGAATTGAAAAgactgaactgacaaacaaatacatacattttcaaacttcaaaaattgcagttgTTTTGATAGTTCATTTCTATCATTcagtgtgattttgatttgattgtgtttaatcTTCCAGACCCCAATATCAACCATCATTCAATAAAAAAGAGGAAGTATATTTGGTGACTCAGTATTTGTCTATTTATAATATTTGAGCTGCACAGggtaaaacaatgaaatatcGAGAACTGTTTATAAGTGGTAAGTATCGATTGGGTTCAAAATGGTTTACGATTGAGCTAAAAATGGCTCTTCAATATCATCATTTCTTGTATTATCATTAGTGGTGGCGGTGGTTGTAGTAAtaggaggagcaggtctgtcaTTTAATCAGTGTGACCGCAGCATTTATGAAACTTATGATTTGTctattgtgagaaaaaaatatcttgacTCATTCGCTGTAGAGAACAGTGACtgcattattttaaatgaaGATAAGAAAATATTTGTCCCACACAAACATAATTGTAGGACTGTCATAAAACTATAtctgtaaagtaaagtaaagcgGATTCCGGTTTGAAGCATCTGTCCATTTATGTTTGAAAGAAGATTTGTAGCTAAACATTTTTGACAAAATCTCAAAACATACCATTTCTGACCCCATGCTGGGACACTTCCAATTGTACAGATAATACTGTAGATTTCCATCTCCGATTCCAAACTTAAGCTTCTCCAAGAAAGTCTTATTTTCCATTAAATCCAGTGCATTGAAGACATCAAATCCTTTCTGTTCAGAGATTGAGAACATAAAAATCATGATATATTCAAACAGTAAGaccatttttaaaagaaatctcAGGTTCCCACCGATTTGGCCAGGATGAGCGCGTCGGACATGAGGTCGAGCAGAGGGGTGGTGGTGTGGACGTTGTAGAAGGAGTAGGCGGCCTTCAGACTGCGGTGGACAGGGTGATTCATGATGGTGGAGGGCAGTGTGTAGAAACTCAGGAAATCAGTCACTTTACCATTGTTCTGTAGAAACACCAGGtataagtgttaaaataaaatcaaagactgtataaagaagtggattaagtgagtgtgatgtcctccacagcgttcggctccagtcaaatgaagctcatcaaagctagcagttatagcagccaaTTTGGACCAAAGTTCTATATTTGGCATTCCGAGcgtagcaaccaaaaagccaatctggagcgacgcTGTTGAAGGTTAACGCCTCCATCTTcccacatcgctggtttagcagggagtgggagcttagcaacactgtcaatcaaacttgttgcttaCACTGGCGGGAGTGGCCTCGGGGAAAGGAGAcacctgatttgtgtgttataaatgttcatatcttgatttatggacacaatagagaGACAGTtaaatagaagagagagagataaatagAGAtataaaatgttcgtattaacctgctctacatgatcctggtgtttttaagacctaaatgacaagcctgacagcagcagttagagagaggggtcacggtttttcaatgtaaactgaattggagccagagtcgatcgAGTCAGAAGtacgtccatgatcacttcctatttggaacgtggtggctagcaggttagctatgtccatttatataaacagtctattgtATCAGGCCTATGTATACTTTAACCATAAAGACTACATCAACTGTGACTCATTataaacacaaactaactacataagtgttgcattcagtcatttttttcatatacttTTCGGAGGTatttatcgtttatcatctatatttacttcagctatatatctcacttcaaaatgtgttattgtgacaggcctaaatatACAATAGAATAATCTAGTACAAACCAGAATacaaaagcacttttcaaaaataaCTATAAAACACTTACCACATACGCTATTGTCCATTCCATTGAAACAGCTACATCTGTGCTTACAATGAGAATAATGGAAACTGAACCACATTTAGAAGGTAGGTCTGACTAGTTAACGTTTATTTGTAGCCTAGAGCACAGAATACTTGACTTGTGTGCATGTAATCCTTTGTTTTCTATCTTTTATTATTCAAGTTCAAACAAGATCATGTGCTGTTGGGGAGTTGGAAAATTACAGATAATTCAGCCTATAAAAAGtattataattaatttattatacaAGTTATGTGTTTTGAAGCATGTAGGACCAAAAACCCTTGATTTGATCCACTATGGTACATCCAGTACAAACCAATACAATGGcaatctgcttttctccatgccaaattttttctggtttattttctgaacacaagggctactgtaggcccaTGCCAAACAAGAGCAAGACAACAGCGGTCTCAACTCAACCAGTCTCCAAAACACATcagtaactgaccaatagaacttgttggcatagcaaccaagtgtcagaAAAgcagggcccatattacgctattttctgatctatgttctaatgttgtttcctcatcaaaaacatgtctggagttgtattttgtttcattcacacatgtttaacacacaaaccctgcatatttaggctgagttcttctctcaaacagaaaacactctgttccatcttgtgatggtATGTGggaatacagaaagtgctccactgtgtttttaaactccatacaccttcactagagtcactTGGattatttcaaccctggaattgctaatctctactgaactaaaggtaaaaggagcagttaatttgaaaactactactacatgacatcacaaggtggaactgagcattttgagctttgagtaatcctctttctacatctccaaatgtgcaaatgaaatgtgcaaatgaaacaaaacacaactcaacacaactttttgatgaggtaacagcattataacatggctcaaatctcacaagaatccattttgtgatccatgcatgtttgatgtgatgtgcagtagtgtcattagcgggatgcacgcagACTGTAATGAGATAGTGctgtgaaggaggagtgactgaatgtggggagcaaagggaagggagatttagagcatcaaaaacaaaagtaaaacttgTAGAATGTgttacagcattttcaaaacaataaaaggaaatatgGTAATCTAAATGGAGCTCGACAGTGACCACTCGCCTCTGCTTCTGGAGGCAAATTTCTCATTAATTTTTCTCATTAACtttccaaaaaataatattaaaagtttgtaaGCTTGCTCATGGTTAATCAGCTATATGGTAACTAACAAAACCTATAATTGAATTTAAAATCTgtctctgaaactttataaactgccaagttataaagcatttcacagaatcttgcgttttaaatgtgctttttggactttttgGAGTGTATTATGGATAATCGCCAGCGTGTAGCTGGTGAGCCTCCACGATGTCTTTGAATTCTTAATATTTGCTGTGTCAAAAAGTCAAAAGGGAAAAATGTATGGAAAGTTTACTTCTGGAACTGGAGTGGACTGTCACTGTTGAACCCCACATGTTACACCTTAGCAGTTAAAACCCTATAGAGATAACATACCCCTGTTTGACATCTTGTATTCAAAAAACTCAAAGTACCAGTTGCTTTTTAAATTACCTCCACCAAGAATGTGTCGATGATGTTCTCCCGGGGCAGCAGCCAGTGGGCCACCTCCTCCTGGTTCATGACAGGCACCAAGTTAAACTGACTCAGATATTCATTGAGCAAACGATGCACCACCGGCACGTCCTTTTTGGTCATGGGGCGCAGACCTGATGTCTTTGGGGCCTGGAACAAAGAGGGACAGACCAGCAGGAGAGAAGAGGTTACtctgaatatatataaaaaaaatatatcaaaactagatactcatttgagcaggcatTGGTatcaaaaaagtcccattcacaggacagaaatgaacctttcctgaatagctttagaatgatcttaaaatggatcatttaaatttaaaattgaTCCACGTTTGTGTTAAAAGTAttatctgatactaatcgatactaaaactagtatcgaaactagatactccttGAAGCAAGTATacatactaaaaaaaataaataaaatcacatttataggacagaaattaacctgtCCTGATAAGCTTTACAATGAGCTTGAGCTGTACCAGAGCTAATGCAGGTGAGATGAGGTTAGTCTGaaattgtatttatgtaaaaaaaaaaagttctccaCATTTGTGTGACCCACCTCAGGCAGACGGTACAACTTCATGGTGCGCTGCATAGTCATGTTCCTGCTCAGATGAGAAAACttcacctcgatgagctttCGGGGGTTCAAAGAGCGATGCCAGTACCTAAACAGAAAAAAGGTAGAAAtaacaaactgtaaaactgttaaATGTTTTCTTCCCCATGACAAATGTTCAGTAAgagagatattcaggcagtctatgaagtagtccctcatgaatacatttatacgggaacttttaatacaaggtcAAATGATTCTAAGTCTAAGAACGGGCCAaaccagaactgagacgggGAAAAGAGCTTTTCGCTGTTTTGCTTCCTAAAAATGGATTGCATTTGAAGGACATGCAAACTTGGCCACTAAAGCAATTTAATGATGtggtaacaaacatttatacacacacctgctcctgtttttaatgttttatgtgtacttatgtgtttttttttgtatttttgaagagggcacccatgaaaatgAGAgtctaaataaatgcatttattttgtttatgctACAGGTATGTATTTCTAAAGGATTACACCTCATTTATACCAACTCCGTGGTGTCAAATGCTTGTCTTATGTTTACCCATTTTACGCATTCGCATTTAAATTGAGGGATTGAACCAGAGATTTGGTGGTGTAAAattgtcttgtgttttgttgtcagTTACAGACTAATCTCCCTGCATCATATCAGTGACTCTGccgttttattattttgactcATGAACCAGTTAGCCCCCATCTGTGTTTCACATACATTTAAGTCATCATTTTGTCCAAGTTCAATCCAGATTTTGTCAGATTTAGTCCAGTCCAGATGGTGAACATTTATAATAACAGTGGATTCGTCTCATACAGTGTTGGGacataactgaatacatgtactgaaATACATATTCTGAATTTAGTTAAATTATCATAATTCAcatccaaaacatttttaaccTGTAAGCAAGTTTAGCACGTATCCTGATATGATCGTTTCTCACAATTATTTTAGCcttgataatcgtgacaccaagtTTCAATACTGTCCCAAGCCCATTTCAAAAGTACTCTTCCCCTCACTGgtcttatatagcacatttccagatgctcaaagtcgcTGTACAATTTCATGcagtattcattcactccatactctcTGCTGATGCTACTTTACTTATTTATAACACAGTACAAGGCGTGAAAACTTTGAGAACTGCTCCTATAGAATACAGTACATAGCATGAATATTTCCATATAAATCACCTGCATGTGCCGACTGGTTTGGGCAGTACCACTCCAGCTGTGTACACCGCCTGAAAGATGCCCTCCCGATTCACTCGTCTGGTGATCTCTCGGATCAGAACTGGAGCCACGCGTTTGGACCGAAGCTTCTTATGGACGCAAAGGAAGTTTATCTCCACCATTTTCTTTTCTCTAAAAACaagaaccacatttcaaatgaaTGATGCCAATAAAGATTATGGTACTTTTGACAAGCCTAGAATATATTGctcaaagtattgaaaatcagatactaaatgcTGAAATTagaatcgaaactagatactcatttgagcaagtatcgatactaaaaagtcacaacctttcctgaatagctttagaatgatccacTACGGAAccaacctggacgactgaggcgattacacaaatatgaggccacatgggaatataaaagaaagtactaccattgaatgcagaaaatcacattctactgctTAAATAAAGacagttttttattatcattgtggaatCGGTATCAcgtatcaagtttgaaattttagtatcgtgacaacattaATCATTTCTCATATGTGCAAGAAGGATGTGCCTTTTTCCACTTACATGTCATAGATGCGTATATTCGCCGGGATGGCACTGATGAAGCCAACCAGTTTTTGGTTAGAGTTTACCCGGACCCcacaatgccactggggcaaccaGCCAGGAGGCCGCAGAGCCCTGAGAAAACCAGGAAGAGGCCGTTAAACACTGCTAAGAAAAAGATCCAGACATTCTTCTTAGTAGAGTAATGATATCAGACTTTAGCAGTGCAGTACTGGTTTATTGATATATATAGAATTTTTACAAAAGTCCAAACCACTTCTTAATCTACTCATATTTGATTGAACTAGTGGAAGGAACATtaatgacattattattattattattattattattattattatttatttatttttatttttttgtatttatttaaagctaaacagaaatataatttaaatatgaGATGGAAGGTCCAAGACATTAATAACAAGACATACTGATTCAAATGACAAGACAGAAGACAGAATGGGACAGTTTGTAGACAAgaatacaaaaatgaatgaataaaataa of the Periophthalmus magnuspinnatus isolate fPerMag1 chromosome 8, fPerMag1.2.pri, whole genome shotgun sequence genome contains:
- the nmt1a gene encoding glycylpeptide N-tetradecanoyltransferase 1 is translated as MADENETAPMPENEDVEDHGHCSDCENDEHHFDDGEKGEDSGTKKKKKKQKKKKKSGATEGAQDPLAKVNSLPADKLQEIQKAIELFSVGQGPAKTMEEATRRSYQFWDTQPVPKLGETVTSHGCIEPDKDQIREEPYSLPQGFCWDTLDLGDPGVLKELYTLLNENYVEDDDNMFRFDYSPEFLLWALRPPGWLPQWHCGVRVNSNQKLVGFISAIPANIRIYDIEKKMVEINFLCVHKKLRSKRVAPVLIREITRRVNREGIFQAVYTAGVVLPKPVGTCRYWHRSLNPRKLIEVKFSHLSRNMTMQRTMKLYRLPEAPKTSGLRPMTKKDVPVVHRLLNEYLSQFNLVPVMNQEEVAHWLLPRENIIDTFLVENNGKVTDFLSFYTLPSTIMNHPVHRSLKAAYSFYNVHTTTPLLDLMSDALILAKSKGFDVFNALDLMENKTFLEKLKFGIGDGNLQYYLYNWKCPSMGSEMVGLVLQ